Genomic DNA from Lepeophtheirus salmonis chromosome 9, UVic_Lsal_1.4, whole genome shotgun sequence:
gtattagccaaggaattaatttaatttctttagatATTTAATGTTCAAGTTTTTGGATCCCTCGAGTtacaatcattttataaaaaaaaaagttttaatctaAGATACTCATTCAGTGATTATTTAGTGACAGTTTGGCTTTCCATCCTCAAATGAGCATATCTATAGTTTCAAACAGTTTGCTTAACCcctctattaaaaaaaccaacattatAAGAACCTCATAAAGAGGAACATATTATCAATTGAAATCAAACCAGAAATAATCAAGAATCATGAAAGGGGAGTCGTGTAAAGGATTTAAACATGTTTTATGGCCATCTTTTGCCCCACAAATTTTTTGAAGCGTTCCACTGccatgtataaatttaaaatacaaatgttaaaCGTTAAAAGGGACaacaataattctatttttggtACTACTTTCAATATTGTATTGTTTACTATTAATGAccataataaataacataaaaaaagaacattttattacttaattatgataattgcttgactatatttaaaaaataaataaattgtatttattcataaacGTAACACGAACCTATGCTCAACAGCAGCCACTATAAACCCATAAGATGCGATATCATAGCATATTCTGCTATATATGAAGGGAGCACATCCTAAGCCATGCGAAAAGACCATCAACGGCCAACTTTTTTTTCGAGATAATGTTGATGAAGGTATAATGGGAATATAGACGTCTCCATTCATGAGTTTAAAAAGCTTAGGAAATATAGATTGTGGTATATATGGGGAAATTCTTTGAAGTTTATCGATATACTTGTAATCATTTCTCGGCGCCCAACTTGGCCAACTACCAAGTGCagactattaattataaatattatttattagttagaAAATACCAAATTCAAAAGATGATAAGATAAATAGTATATGTGGTatgtcaaaacaaaaaaagtcttgagaaatcccaattatttttttaaagccataaatatacataaacgaCCCAATCTTTAGTTGGTTCATTATTGGACCAGAGGTGGCAAACTCAAATTAACTGAGGGCAACATAAGCATCCTTAAAGGACCAAAtgaagttgtaaaaataataaatttaaccaaatatattaataatctaGAAATTATTTTGCTCGCCATGAGTTTTACACCCCTGTTATAGAGTcatcatttgatttatattacttaatttgaaACTTATATATACTTTCTAATATACTACATCATAGCAGTGCTCAAATTGTGGTATGCAAGCTCCATCAGGTGTACCACAAGacttttattctaataaatgaAGTATGCATGCTGACTGTGACcgatattttttgcaatgaatcattaattaattaatagaaatagatcatattagttcaaaaatacaaatgtaagtaATCCATACTCATTCTACAAAACATGTTTTTGTATTGAGGGCtcacataatatgtaaaaactaTTACAAGCTGAATACCTGAACAAATGAAATTAAGCCTCCAATATATTGATTATCTGACCATGTTGGCCATACATTATGATATTCAAGACATTGTGCATCCGTTGGGTAGTAGATCCTCACAAATAATCCAGATTCACCATTTTTTGTATCTAGATCAATATAGCCAACAGAATGAGGTCCCATAGGTTGAGGCAAATGACGCTTACCCTCAGTTGAGGGTAATGATGGCTCGGAGGAGTTATCTTCTTTCAtagtaaattatattcctgAAATGATATTAAAggtataataaatagttattaatagatATGAAGATACAGTACAACgaaaaccaaattatttttctgtattcAGGAAATTGTTATTGCTTTAGGCAATTAAGTCTGTTTATAGCCagcatttatttacaaaagaactCCTAGCTTGTagggtttaaaaatatatataatttattttacaatcatAAAATCCAGagctttttattgtattttatagcacaataatgaatattttttgacaaaatatttattttaaaaatgcataacccTAATCCATTTCAGTCCATTAATCAGAAACGtatgtatattttcaacaaaCCTTTCTATAATACGATGACTTCCTGATTCCAAgactataatatataatacataaaccTAGTCTCtactacatttttataaatatattttttgaaagtatgtttaaaaaaataaatgcaagaCATGTGTTCAGCCTCATTATTTAGTATGGTTGGATAATGAGAATATAGTATTAACTATTAAACACAAAAAGACTTTGCGTGTGTTGACGCACAACTCGCACGTATACTCTGACTCACATAGCGTAACCGGATACAGGTATTGTCAATGCAAACCTGTACACAGTCTACGGTCCATGAATGTTGTAAATAATATCCATATAATGTACGTATGAAATGATTCGCGTATGGATTACATAACTCCtaacttcatttttaataaaatcttaaaatagaatcataatTCTATCCCCTTTCTGTGTCAAGATAAAACAAACGAATACTAAAGGGAAATCAGAAACATGGAGGAATCAGGAAAACCTCggtttgttacaaaaaaaaatactcattaacaGAGACGTGTCATTCTTTACGAGTCCGAATTAATTCTCGAGTCTTCGAATTAGAGTCCAAATCAAGTCATGAGTCATTTTACTTCAAGTTCGAGTTGCAATTTAAAAGGACTTAATTACGACTCCAGTCCAAGTCCCCAGCTCTGATTCAATACTAAAATTCAATCATATAAAAGGATAAAGTAATGACacaaatcttattataataatttgaaattattgaagatGTTTGTAAGTCTCAAACCTCTAGTTCAATTCAAGTCTTACTCCTTTAAATTCGAGGCTGGGTACAATTTTCTACGAGGGAATGGATCAATTTTCCTTAAACTAcctaatcaatatatattttcgcaATGTTTTCATATTTCAGAATAAACAATGTATGTACAAAGGTCAAAGCTGATCGAGTTTCttgatattttacataatattatttcaaatcaaattacaTAGATTATGACATTTACTGATaattattttgagataaaagaaatgaattataGTAAAACCTCGGGTTGCGAGTGTTTTTTCCTTTTGGACACCAATTATTATTGACCAATTTTAATTGGAATAAAGAACGATATCTAAAATTAAGATCAAGTTTCATAGTAAGCCCACATaaattcacataaaaataatgatatgagAACCATTTAGCTTCTAGGTACGCCATGCGCGGTTCTATGTAGATAAAACTAATTGAAGGATTAATTTCATagcatttttattgtttaaaaccaatttttattttgttttaggaGGATTTAAATCCAGCCCAAAGCCTTAACACCAGACTTGAAGTCGTAGGAGGATCCTTGCtatcaaataatcaattaactcttttttaagaaataagtCTTTGTTTATCAAACAGCTTTGGTTTAAAGATTACGTATACATATACCACTGTAacctataataatatgtacatgtaGACCACAGtattaatgatgtatttatttattgaactaCATACCTGAAGTTATGTAGGCTCTGTTACAACGAAATTGATTAACTGATTTTAtcaacttatattattatttattgctgCTACAATGTCAGACATGAGATAAAATTAGAAACGAAGATGTAACGAGTACATATATTCCGTGGGAGGGGGAAGATGATTGTGTACGGAGTAGCAATCATACTCATTTACGTAAAGATAACAAATGACTAAAAACATTTGGCAAAGATCACTTGAGTTATCAAGGACTTGTACGCAACAGGGCTATTCACATAACTATTCATAGTCCATTGAAGTTAACTACCTACAAACTTAAAACTATAAATTCTAATGAGAAATATGAATCATACTATGAATGAAACCCCACACCCATTATGAAAAGTAATTATATCTAGGGACATAGCATgaatcagttattttttaacagaGGCTCCttggacccagaggagttatTAGCgtgagagttaaaaaaaaaattccaagaggcccttttttatattattttcgaaaatattcaTCGAATCACgttcttttttagaaacaaatctTCTAGTTTATTATTAGAATGATGACCTTTTTATGCCTTcttatggtttaaaaaaaaaaatttatccatgtttaaagaattatttctttatatgacctatttcttagaaaaagtgaatcattttctatttgtatGGCCTTTGTATAAAAGTTTCTTCATAGTATATATGTCTatactatttacatttttttcaaaattatatccaGTGTTGGTCCCCCAGTCAAAAGCGGTGCCTGAGACAAGTGCCCCTTAAAACGACCCTGCTTGAACCCCTTCACGATACCTCTGGGAGATATTagataaatctatattaataaagcaatgtaTGTATTTCTGTCTGTGTATTTGTGTGACCGATATTGCTTATGTTTAGCAACGAActcatcaaaaaaaagaaaaaaagggctTACAAATTATGTTGAATACAAGTTGTGATATTGATTAAgtgcaacttgtataagtaaattgtacaagttgcaacccaaaaaatgagatgaataattttgactttgatatgaggataatgcaataattgaatctgtgtatgatcaagttatcaatggtgtcatttttgaaataaaaatactaaaacataaatattctaTGGCACATTATCAAGTTCAAATCCATCCAgtaatattactcataaatgcataataaccattttattttatagatcaaaatgaaatgatattttcaattaatagttggtgattagaatgaccaatttcgtaattaaataatgcattttaagacgaaaaaattgaaacttttacaATTTACTGTTACAAGGTGCAACTTGTACATCCAACAAtgatatataagataaaaaataatgaatgggACTTTAGataaggtttagcaacgagcggGTGTACCTAAAGCTCAACCAGGTAGCGCTCTAAAGACTTTAATTGGTTaatcacttcattttttttttctaagctgttattattattatttcattcttgaggagagaacatccaagtattgagtatCTACATGAGGGTGTGCTAATGAAAAACGGGGGATAACACTACGAATTTGTTAATAGTTATCTTTCATATCGTTTGTCTGTTAGTCGACGCATGATTACTCCGGGCAATATCGAGTACTACGACtcataatgaataaatactttcatccaacatattttataaatgaatattaaaaaatgtcataggGCTCTGCAGTTATCAAAATGCATATCGTATTTAATTATGAAGCAAGACCTTCAAGTTCTTATACTTTAAGAGGTATAACAATTATTAACCTTCTTGATTCCAGGGAAAATCATACAGATGCTGCTTTGtaggtaaaaatatttacagttttgttttttcattaacataatagaataataatagggattcgtaatataaaaaaaatacttggcGTGCTTTATGTAGGTGCACCATGTAATTAAAAGTCGTTTTAATTACGTTTATAACAGATAATCTACTcgtacaatttatattaaagtagTCTTTccattaaaattgttttatgataACAATGAACATTGATAGTAACAGAAGGATGTCGTTGGGATgaagagaagaaggagaaaaatgtgttttttgtaAGAATGCGTAAAAACATTCGAGtcaaatgtttgaaatattctACATGCCTAATGTCGAAGTCAACCCATGTACAGTTACATGGATATTATATTCAAAGGAGTGCTCAATTAAACGAAATAGAtagagtatatattattatcgtGTGTGTATAAAGGTatactgtataaaataaactCTTTTGACAAGTTCTTACAATTAGAATAGATTTTTCCCACATAATTCTTAACACATATGTAGTGCCCAAAcacaaaatcaatcttgaacaaaaaggaGAATATCCCCATTTACTCTCTTTTAATTcgtacagcccaatatttcatacacatacttgagtcaattataggctcattattcaaatttgtgggatgagttaagatacttaaGAATTTTAGCTTTAGTTTACAACCTTAATTTGACTTAAGAgacatttcatataaaatcGATCAATGTATCCTTCTCTTATTGTAACGATCAATTGCGTCTACTTAAAGTGTAATTTTCCGTTCGTCCctagggttaataagaatatttttttgataaaaagtgatGATAATGtgtcgttgaagaatacaaatgtgatCCCAActccatttttagaaaaatatttctagctTGTTTCCCTATTGACGGACCACATATGTTATGTGTGTAACAACAATTACGATGTTCTTAAAATAGACTTTATTAAGTCGTATTCCTAAAAGTTGGTAATAAAACCTGACTTTTAACATATCTAATATAAAGCTCAAAGcatgaaaaaaggattttaaatagATCTACTACtccttttcattattatatgttaaataGTCATTGAGTATTATGGCATCAAAGATATGAGATAATATGAACATTTATTAGagcaatttatatttgtaactttaaaatataattgaaaatagagtaaaaaaataaacatttttgaaaattgtctaatatcataaataaataaatatatatttttttaagaaattgcaagtcaattattctaatttcataattaattttaagagtccacatacaaattatttgttgttaGAATCAGggacaaaaatgtaataaaataataatgacaaactatatattttaaaggagaaaataattaaaagttactGCAGCTATCAAATGAACGAACGGAGCGTCCACAGGGGaagggctggaggggatgtagcacctcccccaaattaaggaatttttgatttctactaaaaaaattatatttgatttttttttttttcagaaaatttaattttctgtaaataactatatacttttgaaattgtcctccaaaaaatttaatatttaaattatttcctcaaaaaaaatttatataagaaatttaatttttgaaagttttttccaaaacaatttagTTTTCCAAGAACAgcgctatggatttttgaaacttttcccctaaaatttttattttttgtgcatagttttctttcattttgataaaatttaatatttaaaatttttttcaataatttttggatttttttttttcaaaaaaattccaaaagccaagccccccccccccctacacacaaaaaataattatatatatatataatcctatggACGCCCCTACCAAATGttccattattataaaaacaataattcattGACGAGTTCCCAAATCTGGATGAcggaaattatattcattactcctctttaaaatattcgtggaacaaaaaattcaatgcaGGAAtgaccaaaaatatacataattatggaattaatatatttatggtaaaaataacCTTAGCTAGAAATGATAGTTACTTAAACAATTAATCTATAATTTACAGATCCTTGAAAACAAATGACGCGTACTATGCAGttaaagatttcaaaataaaattagccGTAAGCTAATTCAAATTAGTATAAAAGTAGCTAAAATGATTATTGCtttactaaagaaaaataaataaactttttgactaCTATGGTAAAGATGTATACGTTATGTAATTTCAAAAGTTGAAGGATTTACCATAGTAAAGGAAGCATTGATGAGGGGGGTATACATaacttaaaagttaattaagtatactataaatgtacataatatatgttcgtatatatatatatatatccaatatgcaaaacaaaaatacatgtcattaattgtagaaatattaattagatttaaaaaaataacgtaaaattattgcaaatacaaattggaaaaaacaaaacaaaaaacaagcaTTTGAGTTGagcaatttgaaatatagatacaaattattatttgcatGCTGTCCCTTCACCGTAATTAAAGCATGTTTTAGtaagttaattaattagatatgaAAATAAAGCTGTTTATTAGTATGTAGATATATAGTAGAAACAAGATGATAAGTTAATTTCATTGTCAAAGTTGAACTCTGAGATCAGAAGGAAGAAACGGTGACTTTTTATACTCTTGATTATAAATCTGTTTCAGTGACTGAATAGGTTCCAAATCGaatggaatttaattttgactCTATGAATTCCTCATCCGGAGCTACACTCGAATTTTCACTCGTAGAAGAGTAACTTGGCGACTTTGTAGATGAAGATGGGGGCCTTTGTATGACAGAAGCTGCAAGTAAAATATGAGACGAAGAAGATTGTCGTGGAGTAAGATCCAGAATTCTCCGAGGCCGATCCTCAATGCATTCTCCCTCCAAAGATAAACTGCTTCTCAGGACACGAATATCGTCTGACGAcggattattattattcgtgTCTTTCTCACAAGATAGAGGCGACTTGTTTGAATAGATTTTATTATCTGGAAAGCACCATCCATGAGTCTGCGTTCCAACATCAATACAAAACTTGGCACTCTTTCTCCTTTCTTTATCCCTCTCTTCCAAGACTTTGGCGAGGATGGCTGCACTTACTGTATCATCTTCACGATGATCAACGGATACTGTGATCCGTTTACCTTCAGTATAAGATCCTCCACCATTACGATTTCGTTTTAAACGAGCCCGAACCTCAGATGGAAGATTGTCAACCTTTTGGGCTACATAGGAACTTGGACGATTCTGAAGAAGCGTAATACTCAAATGAAGATCCGCACTCAGATCTGCATTTTGATCACGGAGCtggtgtaaatttaatttagccTCAACTAACTTTTGAGTTTGTGAGGCAAGGTCCCTTGTCATTTGAGATTTATCCGACTCAAACTTATCCACAATGCGTAGGAGTTTATCCTCGAGATTGGAATTGGTCCTTTGAAGTTTACGATGAGCCTCAAAGAGGATTTCGTACTTGGTTCGCCATTCCAGGATTTGATCTTCAGAGGTTTCAAAGGAAGATTCCAATGCTTCCAAATGACGTTCACGTAGGGAAAGTCGATCTTGTAGATCACGAATCTCGCGTCGGAGATCCGACGGAGATGGCTCAACCATGTGGTTCTTACTTGTTAGTTAAGATAACGAGGAGTTTTTGGTTAGTTGGTTTGGTGTTAGTTGTTAGTAGTGAAGCAGAAGAAACCCACCCAGTCCTTCCTACTTCTTAGTTAGTCAATTCAAATAGGGATTATTAAGAAGAGTGTCTCTTCTTAGCTGTTGTATGTCGTGCCTATGAGATTGAGAGGCCTTCCTTACCTTCCAATTAGTCCCTTTTCTACGATCTTAGTTCTTACTTCACACAGAGATAACAATTTTAGGTTCACCTTCTAAACGGAACTCTCAGAATTCGACCCTTCAAAGATTCAACGCGCACGATTTAACTACAATTGATTCCtcttcttttataattatagtaataactaataatacaATGTGAATGTATTGGttagattattttttggggaagtTGGATGAAGATAATGACGGTACAAGCCGTCTGCCTCAGTTGACGCGCACTCCATGGAATActgaaattaatatgaaaattaaaggatatcttttttgtgcttgacgggagtgcaatttttttttatcatatttataaagtaaattgtCCCTCTAACAGCTCTTATATCTTacccatttcaaaaaatgttgagccattaaataattatcatttgaattatatagaatatgtataaaatgtttttaatttatcccaatttttataataaacacatatattatacaaatatatttctgcAAAGGAGCAAAAGCAAATCAATTTCCAATCTAACTaacattgtttcaaaaaaatttatgcagTAATAACCCCTTACTCAGtacttttttcaatcaaattgcaTCTAAATTCTTCAATATCTTAGTAAAAAACATTGTTTCTAAAGCAAACAGCcaaatttatgcaaatattataagaaaaagcattttcaaaaattattcaactgtTACTTTATTTCCAAAAGTTAGATTGAATTGTAACTTAACTCAATTTAATCTTCAGTGATTCT
This window encodes:
- the LOC121123983 gene encoding brain-enriched guanylate kinase-associated protein encodes the protein MVEPSPSDLRREIRDLQDRLSLRERHLEALESSFETSEDQILEWRTKYEILFEAHRKLQRTNSNLEDKLLRIVDKFESDKSQMTRDLASQTQKLVEAKLNLHQLRDQNADLSADLHLSITLLQNRPSSYVAQKVDNLPSEVRARLKRNRNGGGSYTEGKRITVSVDHREDDTVSAAILAKVLEERDKERRKSAKFCIDVGTQTHGWCFPDNKIYSNKSPLSCEKDTNNNNPSSDDIRVLRSSLSLEGECIEDRPRRILDLTPRQSSSSHILLAASVIQRPPSSSTKSPSYSSTSENSSVAPDEEFIESKLNSIRFGTYSVTETDL